One window from the genome of Vidua chalybeata isolate OUT-0048 chromosome 3, bVidCha1 merged haplotype, whole genome shotgun sequence encodes:
- the SLC18B1 gene encoding MFS-type transporter SLC18B1 isoform X2, with protein sequence MERSFWSFRERTSYDDGVSEAVGEESRLLTREQLFTIVAAASINFSSMMCYSILGPFFPSEAEKKGASNTIVGLIFGCFALFNFLTSLILGNYLSQIGAKFMFVSGMFVSGCVTILFGMLDKVPSGPMFIGFCFLVRAMDAISFAAAMTASFSILAKAFPTNIATVLGSLEIFSGLGLVLGPPLGGFLYQSFGYEVPFITLGCIVLALVPVNMCLLPRYDSTPRKESFWKLILLPKVLILCLTIFSLSACLGFFDPTISLFILKKFKLPAGYVGLVFLGLALSYSLSSPLLGLVSDKLPYIRKWLLIFGDLMTAVCLFMLGPAPVLHIESQLWIFVLVLVLIGFSLGMSAIPVFPEILQCAYENGFEEGLSLLGLVSGLFNAMWSLGAFVGPILGGFLNEKLGFEWAAAIQGGWPLLSGLATGIFYIIEATRKSSSSNLQNPPGDNEERTHLMGNET encoded by the exons ATGGAGAGGTCGTTCTGGAGTTTCAGAGAGAGGACAAGCTATG ATGATGGCGTGTCAGAAGCAGTTGGTGAGGAATCAAGACTGCTTACCAGAGAACAGCTTTTTACAATAGTTGCAGCAGCTTCTATAAATTTCAGTTCAATGATGTGCTACTCAATCCTGGGaccctttttcccttcagag gcagaaaaaaaaggtgccAGTAACACAATTGTTGGCCTGATTTTTGGATGTTTTGCTTTGTTCAATTTCTTGACTTCTTTAATATTGGGAAATTAT CTTTCACAAATTGGAGCAAAATTCATGTTTGTGTCAGGGATGTTTGTTTCAGGATGTGTGACCATTCTGTTTGG aatgCTTGACAAGGTGCCAAGTGGACCAATGTTCATTGGTTTCTGCTTTTTAGTAAGAGCAATGGATGCAATAAGCTTTGCAGCAGCAATGACAGCATCGTTCTCAATCCTTGCAAAGGCATTTCCCACTAATATAGCTACTGTCCTG GGGAGCCTTGAAATTTTTTCAGGGCTCGGACTGGTGCTGGGCCCACCTCTGGGTGGCTTTTTGTATCAATCATTTGGTTATGAGGTCCCTTTCATCACGCTGGGATGCATAGTGTTGGCTTTGGTGCCTGTGAATATGTGCTTATTGCCAAGATATG ATTCAACTCCTAGGAAGGAATCCTTTTGGAAGCTCATTCTTCTGCCAAAAGTCCTAATACTCTGTCTCACTATATTTTCTCTAAGTGcatgcttgggtttttttgatcCCACAATATCTCTATTTATCCTAAAGAAG TTCAAACTCCCAGCTGGTTATGTGGGCTTGGTGTTCCTTGGTTTAGCACTCTCATACTCACTGTCTTCTCCCCTCCTTGGACTTGTAAGCGACAAACTGCCG TACATCAGGAAGTGGCTGCTGATATTTGGAGACTTAATGACAGCAGTGTGTCTTTTCATGCTTGGACCTGCTCCTGTACTGCACATTGAAAG TCAGCTGTGGATATTTGTGCTAGTGTTGGTTTTGATTGGCTTTTCCCTTGGCATGAGTGCTATCCCAGTGTTTCCAGAGATCCTGCAATGTGCATA TGAGAATGGATTTGAAGAAGGTCTGAGTCTTCTGGGACTGGTGTCTGGGCTCTTCAATGCCATGTGGTCCCTTGG GGCATTTGTAGGTCCAATTCTGGGAGGATTTCTAAATGAAAAGCTGGGTTTTGAATGGGCCGCAGCCATTCAAGGAGGTTGGCCACTGTTAAGT GGTCTTGCAACTGGAATATTTTATATCATTGAGGCAACAAGGAAAAG TTCCAGTTCCAACCTGCAAAATCCTCCTGGTGATAATGAAGAAAGGACTCATCTAATGGGCAATGAAACGTAG
- the SLC18B1 gene encoding MFS-type transporter SLC18B1 isoform X1, translated as MGSRAAGGAGGEQPPDDGVSEAVGEESRLLTREQLFTIVAAASINFSSMMCYSILGPFFPSEAEKKGASNTIVGLIFGCFALFNFLTSLILGNYLSQIGAKFMFVSGMFVSGCVTILFGMLDKVPSGPMFIGFCFLVRAMDAISFAAAMTASFSILAKAFPTNIATVLGSLEIFSGLGLVLGPPLGGFLYQSFGYEVPFITLGCIVLALVPVNMCLLPRYDSTPRKESFWKLILLPKVLILCLTIFSLSACLGFFDPTISLFILKKFKLPAGYVGLVFLGLALSYSLSSPLLGLVSDKLPYIRKWLLIFGDLMTAVCLFMLGPAPVLHIESQLWIFVLVLVLIGFSLGMSAIPVFPEILQCAYENGFEEGLSLLGLVSGLFNAMWSLGAFVGPILGGFLNEKLGFEWAAAIQGGWPLLSGLATGIFYIIEATRKSSSSNLQNPPGDNEERTHLMGNET; from the exons ATGGGCAgccgggcggcgggcggcgcgggcggcgaGCAGCCCCCAG ATGATGGCGTGTCAGAAGCAGTTGGTGAGGAATCAAGACTGCTTACCAGAGAACAGCTTTTTACAATAGTTGCAGCAGCTTCTATAAATTTCAGTTCAATGATGTGCTACTCAATCCTGGGaccctttttcccttcagag gcagaaaaaaaaggtgccAGTAACACAATTGTTGGCCTGATTTTTGGATGTTTTGCTTTGTTCAATTTCTTGACTTCTTTAATATTGGGAAATTAT CTTTCACAAATTGGAGCAAAATTCATGTTTGTGTCAGGGATGTTTGTTTCAGGATGTGTGACCATTCTGTTTGG aatgCTTGACAAGGTGCCAAGTGGACCAATGTTCATTGGTTTCTGCTTTTTAGTAAGAGCAATGGATGCAATAAGCTTTGCAGCAGCAATGACAGCATCGTTCTCAATCCTTGCAAAGGCATTTCCCACTAATATAGCTACTGTCCTG GGGAGCCTTGAAATTTTTTCAGGGCTCGGACTGGTGCTGGGCCCACCTCTGGGTGGCTTTTTGTATCAATCATTTGGTTATGAGGTCCCTTTCATCACGCTGGGATGCATAGTGTTGGCTTTGGTGCCTGTGAATATGTGCTTATTGCCAAGATATG ATTCAACTCCTAGGAAGGAATCCTTTTGGAAGCTCATTCTTCTGCCAAAAGTCCTAATACTCTGTCTCACTATATTTTCTCTAAGTGcatgcttgggtttttttgatcCCACAATATCTCTATTTATCCTAAAGAAG TTCAAACTCCCAGCTGGTTATGTGGGCTTGGTGTTCCTTGGTTTAGCACTCTCATACTCACTGTCTTCTCCCCTCCTTGGACTTGTAAGCGACAAACTGCCG TACATCAGGAAGTGGCTGCTGATATTTGGAGACTTAATGACAGCAGTGTGTCTTTTCATGCTTGGACCTGCTCCTGTACTGCACATTGAAAG TCAGCTGTGGATATTTGTGCTAGTGTTGGTTTTGATTGGCTTTTCCCTTGGCATGAGTGCTATCCCAGTGTTTCCAGAGATCCTGCAATGTGCATA TGAGAATGGATTTGAAGAAGGTCTGAGTCTTCTGGGACTGGTGTCTGGGCTCTTCAATGCCATGTGGTCCCTTGG GGCATTTGTAGGTCCAATTCTGGGAGGATTTCTAAATGAAAAGCTGGGTTTTGAATGGGCCGCAGCCATTCAAGGAGGTTGGCCACTGTTAAGT GGTCTTGCAACTGGAATATTTTATATCATTGAGGCAACAAGGAAAAG TTCCAGTTCCAACCTGCAAAATCCTCCTGGTGATAATGAAGAAAGGACTCATCTAATGGGCAATGAAACGTAG
- the SLC18B1 gene encoding MFS-type transporter SLC18B1 isoform X3, whose protein sequence is MGSRAAGGAGGEQPPDDGVSEAVGEESRLLTREQLFTIVAAASINFSSMMCYSILGPFFPSEAEKKGASNTIVGLIFGCFALFNFLTSLILGNYLSQIGAKFMFVSGMFVSGCVTILFGMLDKVPSGPMFIGFCFLVRAMDAISFAAAMTASFSILAKAFPTNIATVLGSLEIFSGLGLVLGPPLGGFLYQSFGYEVPFITLGCIVLALVPVNMCLLPRYDSTPRKESFWKLILLPKVLILCLTIFSLSACLGFFDPTISLFILKKFKLPAGYVGLVFLGLALSYSLSSPLLGLVSDKLPYIRKWLLIFGDLMTAVCLFMLGPAPVLHIESQLWIFVLVLVLIGFSLGMSAIPVFPEILQCAYENGFEEGLSLLGLVSGLFNAMWSLGAFVGPILGGFLNEKLGFEWAAAIQGGWPLLSFQFQPAKSSW, encoded by the exons ATGGGCAgccgggcggcgggcggcgcgggcggcgaGCAGCCCCCAG ATGATGGCGTGTCAGAAGCAGTTGGTGAGGAATCAAGACTGCTTACCAGAGAACAGCTTTTTACAATAGTTGCAGCAGCTTCTATAAATTTCAGTTCAATGATGTGCTACTCAATCCTGGGaccctttttcccttcagag gcagaaaaaaaaggtgccAGTAACACAATTGTTGGCCTGATTTTTGGATGTTTTGCTTTGTTCAATTTCTTGACTTCTTTAATATTGGGAAATTAT CTTTCACAAATTGGAGCAAAATTCATGTTTGTGTCAGGGATGTTTGTTTCAGGATGTGTGACCATTCTGTTTGG aatgCTTGACAAGGTGCCAAGTGGACCAATGTTCATTGGTTTCTGCTTTTTAGTAAGAGCAATGGATGCAATAAGCTTTGCAGCAGCAATGACAGCATCGTTCTCAATCCTTGCAAAGGCATTTCCCACTAATATAGCTACTGTCCTG GGGAGCCTTGAAATTTTTTCAGGGCTCGGACTGGTGCTGGGCCCACCTCTGGGTGGCTTTTTGTATCAATCATTTGGTTATGAGGTCCCTTTCATCACGCTGGGATGCATAGTGTTGGCTTTGGTGCCTGTGAATATGTGCTTATTGCCAAGATATG ATTCAACTCCTAGGAAGGAATCCTTTTGGAAGCTCATTCTTCTGCCAAAAGTCCTAATACTCTGTCTCACTATATTTTCTCTAAGTGcatgcttgggtttttttgatcCCACAATATCTCTATTTATCCTAAAGAAG TTCAAACTCCCAGCTGGTTATGTGGGCTTGGTGTTCCTTGGTTTAGCACTCTCATACTCACTGTCTTCTCCCCTCCTTGGACTTGTAAGCGACAAACTGCCG TACATCAGGAAGTGGCTGCTGATATTTGGAGACTTAATGACAGCAGTGTGTCTTTTCATGCTTGGACCTGCTCCTGTACTGCACATTGAAAG TCAGCTGTGGATATTTGTGCTAGTGTTGGTTTTGATTGGCTTTTCCCTTGGCATGAGTGCTATCCCAGTGTTTCCAGAGATCCTGCAATGTGCATA TGAGAATGGATTTGAAGAAGGTCTGAGTCTTCTGGGACTGGTGTCTGGGCTCTTCAATGCCATGTGGTCCCTTGG GGCATTTGTAGGTCCAATTCTGGGAGGATTTCTAAATGAAAAGCTGGGTTTTGAATGGGCCGCAGCCATTCAAGGAGGTTGGCCACTGTTAAGT TTCCAGTTCCAACCTGCAAAATCCTCCTGGTGA
- the LOC128786113 gene encoding pantetheinase-like gives MLSSQAILLAVVFELAALQALASDTFVAAVYEHAVILPHPTEEPVSPSDALALMNKNMDVLEGAIKEAAQQGAHIIVTPEDGIYGWRFTRESIYPYLEDIPDPVVNWIPCTDPSRFGPAPVQERLSCMARNNSIYVVANIGDKKPCDSSDPNCPRDGRYQYNTDVVFDAQGKLVARYHKYNLFLGENQFNYPKEPEAVTFETPFGKFGIFTCFDILFYEPAVVLVSKMQVDTVIFPTAWMNVLPFLTAIEFHSAWAMGMRVNVLAANTHNTSMEMTGSGIYAPAGARTYSYNMKTEDGHLLIAELDAHPRLSPASPPAVSWNSYALSVERFSQNDHEFTGIIFEDLFTFTELTKPGGNLTVCQKNLCCHLSYKMAEKRDDEVYVLGAFDGLHVIEGQYYLQICSLLKCPSTNLSTCGQPTEMAQTKFEMFSLSGTFGTSYVFPEVLYSGVQLAPREFEVLADGRLINRNTTSKPVLTVTLYGRWYEKDPPRTDQASA, from the exons aTGCTCTCTTCCCAGGCTATCCTGCTTGCTGTGGTGTTTGAACTCGCAGCCCTTCAGGCCCTTGCTTCCGACACCTTCGTGGCAGCCGTCTACGAGCACGCCGTCATCCTGCCACATCCCACCGAGGAGCCCGTTTCTCCCAGCGATGCTTTGGCCCTGATGAACAAAAACATGGATGTCTTGGAAGGGGCCATCAAGGAAGCCGCCCAGCAG GGTGCCCACATCATTGTGACTCCTGAAGACGGCATCTATGGCTGGCGATTCACAAGAGAATCCATCTACCCCTACCTGGAGGATATCCCTGATCCGGTGGTGAATTGGATTCCCTGCACTGACCCCTCAAG ATTTGGTCCAGCACCAGTGCAGGAACGACTCAGCTGCATGGCCAGAAATAACTCCATCTATGTAGTTGCAAATATTGGGGACAAGAAGCCGTGTGACTCCAGCGATCCCAACTGCCCCAGGGACGGTCGCTACCAGTACAATACGGATGTCGTGTTTGATGCACAGGGGAAACTGGTGGCTCGGTACCATAAG TATAATCTCTTTCTAGGAGAAAATCAGTTTAATTATCCAAAAGAGCCAGAAGCTGTCACCTTTGAGACTCCTTTTGGAAAGTTTGGCATTTTCACTTGCTTTGACATCCTTTTCTATGAGCCTGCCGTGGTCCTGGTGAGCAAGATGCAGGTGGACACCGTGATCTTCCCAACAGCTTGGATGAATGTCCTGCCCTTTCTGACTGCAATTGAGTTTCACTCTGCTTGGGCTATGGGCATGCGTGTCAATGTCTTAGCTGCCAATACTCACAACACTAGCATGGAAATGACAG GGAGTGGCATTTATGCACCAGCTGGAGCCAGAACATACTCCTACAACATGAAAACTGAAGATGGTCATCTCCTCATTGCTGAACTAGATGCACACCCTCGTCTTTCTCCTGCCTCCCCGCCTGCTGTCAGCTGGAATTCGTATGCTTTGAGTGTTGAAAGATTCTCACAGAATGACCATGAATTCACAGGAATCATCTTTGAAGACCTCTTTACTTTCACAGAGCTCACTAAGCCTGGGGGGAATCTCACTGTCTGCCAAAAAAACCTCTGCTGTCACTTGAGCTATAAGATGGCAGAGAAAAGAGATGATGAAGTTTATGTCCTGGGTGCTTTTGATGGCCTTCATGTTATTGAAGGACAGTACTATCTGCAG aTCTGCAGCCTGCTCAAGTGCCCCAGCACAAACCTGAGCACATGTGGGCAACCCACGGAGATGGCTCAGACCAAGTTTGAGATGTTCTCCCTCAGCGGCACATTTGGCACCAGCTATGTCTTCCCAGAAGTGTTGTACAGCGGGGTGCAGCTGGCCCCTAGGGAGTTTGAG